A stretch of Miscanthus floridulus cultivar M001 chromosome 13, ASM1932011v1, whole genome shotgun sequence DNA encodes these proteins:
- the LOC136500731 gene encoding photosystem II reaction center proteins PsbY, chloroplastic-like, which yields MATIATMALLKPAKIVARSAPSTSGASSAAASSVSLHVPAAQAKKQAAVSVSSSSTATPAAAAALAGAFFSALASSDAALAAQRVADMAAAGGADAGSDNRGQLLLFVVAPAIGWVLYNILQPALNQLNRMRSQAVVAGLGLGAAAAAGMATAPEASAAAAAQDLAALAAAAPADDSRGLLLLIVVAPAIGWVLYNILQPALNQLNRMRSD from the coding sequence ATGGCGACCATAGCCACGATGGCCTTGCTGAAACCCGCCAAGATCGTGGCGCGGTCAGCGCCGTCCACCAGCGgcgccagcagcgccgccgcgagCAGCGTCTCGCTGCACGTCCCGGCGGCGCAGGCCAAGAAGCAGGCCGCGGTGTCcgtgtcgtcgtcgtcgacggccacgccggcggcggccgcggcgctgGCAGGCGCCTTCTTCTCGGCGCTGGCGTCGTCGGACGCGGCGCTGGCGGCGCAGCGCGTGGCGGACATGGCGGCGGCGGGGGGCGCGGACGCCGGGAGCGACAACCGCGGCCAGCTGCTGCTCTTCGTGGTGGCGCCCGCCATCGGGTGGGTGCTCTACAACATCCTGCAGCCGGCGCTGAACCAGCTGAACCGCATGCGCAGCCAGGCCGTGGTCGCCGGCCTGGGCCTCGGCGCCGCCGCGGCGGCTGGTATGGCGACCGCgcccgaggcctccgccgccgcggcggcgcaggacctcgccgcgctcgccgccgccgctcccgccgACGACAGCCGGGGCCTCCTGCTGCTCATCGTCGTGGCGCCCGCCATCGGCTGGGTGCTCTACAACATCCTCCAGCCGGCGCTCAACCAGCTCAACCGCATGCGGTCCGACTGA